In one window of Campylobacter coli DNA:
- the nhaA gene encoding Na+/H+ antiporter NhaA, with the protein MNKVLLKLKALVLNEAFGGFLLIICTILALLVQNGSLSEHYRELLNLKVGVSVGEFELNKPFLLWINDGLISIFFFAIGLELKKEFLHGDFKNPKNIVLPFMGALGGILIPALIFAIVNIGDAYTLKGWAIPTATDTAFALAILMMCGKHIPSSLKLFLLSLAIFDDVGAILIIAIFYTTKLSIFAFIVAGIAIFMMLILNILGITRKSFYFICSIILWVSVLKSGVHATLAGIITAFFIPMQTKNGEDFLEGIYESLKFWIAFVILPLFAFANAGVNLSNIDLNAIFSGVSIGIFLGLFIGKQLGVFLFSYFAIKFKLASLPQNANLKQLYGVCILTGIGFTMSLFIDGLAYEVSDIFNYADNLAILIASFCSGIWGFIYLKFFTARS; encoded by the coding sequence ATGAATAAGGTTTTATTAAAATTAAAAGCTTTAGTATTAAATGAGGCCTTTGGTGGATTTTTACTCATAATTTGTACTATACTTGCTCTACTTGTGCAAAATGGTTCTTTAAGTGAGCATTATCGCGAACTACTCAATTTAAAAGTTGGAGTTAGTGTGGGTGAGTTTGAGCTTAACAAGCCTTTCTTGCTTTGGATTAACGATGGTCTTATATCGATATTTTTCTTCGCTATAGGCCTTGAGCTTAAAAAAGAATTTCTACACGGGGACTTTAAAAACCCTAAAAATATAGTTTTACCTTTTATGGGGGCATTAGGCGGTATACTTATACCCGCTTTAATATTTGCTATAGTCAATATAGGCGATGCTTACACTTTAAAAGGATGGGCTATCCCCACAGCCACGGATACTGCATTTGCTTTGGCTATTTTGATGATGTGTGGAAAACATATTCCCTCTAGTCTTAAGTTGTTTTTACTTTCTTTGGCTATTTTTGATGATGTGGGTGCGATTTTAATTATTGCAATTTTCTATACAACCAAACTTTCAATATTTGCTTTTATAGTCGCAGGAATTGCTATTTTTATGATGTTGATTTTAAATATTTTAGGCATAACACGCAAATCTTTTTATTTTATTTGTTCAATCATTCTTTGGGTAAGTGTTTTAAAAAGTGGGGTGCATGCAACTTTAGCTGGAATTATTACAGCATTTTTTATACCTATGCAAACTAAAAATGGAGAAGATTTTTTAGAAGGAATTTATGAAAGTTTGAAATTTTGGATAGCTTTTGTTATTTTACCTTTATTTGCTTTTGCAAATGCGGGGGTTAATTTATCAAATATTGATTTAAATGCTATTTTTTCTGGCGTTAGTATAGGTATTTTTTTGGGTTTGTTTATAGGAAAACAATTGGGAGTCTTTTTGTTTTCATACTTTGCGATCAAATTTAAATTAGCAAGCTTACCTCAAAATGCAAATTTAAAGCAGCTTTATGGGGTTTGTATTTTAACAGGTATTGGCTTTACTATGAGTTTATTTATAGATGGTTTAGCATATGAGGTCAGTGATATTTTTAACTATGCAGATAATCTTGCTATTTTGATTGCTTCATTTTGTTCTGGAATTTGGGGTTTTATCTATCTTAAATTTTTTACCGCGCGTTCTTAG